In a genomic window of Comamonadaceae bacterium OTU4NAUVB1:
- a CDS encoding quinone oxidoreductase, with protein sequence MSTSRAVIIDRAGGPEELKIVEVEVGDPGPGEIRIRHKAVGLNFIDTYQRSGLYPFPMPLRLGMEAAGIVEAVGEGVVHLKAGDRAAYASQPPGAYCEVRVMPAKCVCRLPDAISFETGAAMMLKGLTAQYLLKKTLPAEGLQPGDFVLFHAAAGGVGLIACQWAKALGLRLIGTAGSDEKCRLALAHGAAHAIDYTATRDFAARVREITGGQGVKVVYDSVGKDTWEGSIDSLRPFGLLAIFGNGSGPVPPIDLGKLAAKGSLYVTRPTLFTHIATRESTQAMADDLFDVVQSGAVEIAIGQRYALDDVQQAHRDLEARKTTGCTILTL encoded by the coding sequence ATGAGCACCAGCAGAGCCGTCATCATCGACCGCGCCGGCGGTCCCGAGGAACTCAAGATCGTCGAGGTCGAGGTCGGCGATCCCGGCCCCGGCGAGATCCGCATCCGCCACAAGGCCGTGGGCCTCAACTTCATCGACACCTACCAGCGCAGCGGCCTCTATCCGTTCCCGATGCCGCTGCGCCTGGGCATGGAGGCCGCCGGCATCGTCGAGGCGGTGGGCGAGGGCGTCGTCCACCTGAAGGCCGGCGACCGCGCCGCCTACGCCAGCCAGCCGCCCGGCGCCTATTGCGAGGTGCGCGTGATGCCCGCCAAGTGCGTGTGCCGGCTGCCCGACGCGATCTCCTTCGAGACCGGCGCGGCCATGATGCTCAAGGGCCTCACCGCGCAGTACCTGCTGAAGAAGACGTTGCCGGCGGAGGGCCTGCAGCCGGGCGACTTCGTGCTGTTCCACGCCGCGGCCGGCGGCGTCGGCCTGATCGCCTGCCAGTGGGCGAAGGCGCTCGGCCTGCGGCTCATCGGCACCGCGGGCTCCGACGAGAAATGCAGGCTCGCGCTCGCGCACGGCGCGGCCCACGCCATCGACTACACCGCCACCCGCGATTTCGCCGCGCGCGTGCGCGAGATCACCGGCGGCCAGGGCGTGAAAGTGGTCTACGACTCGGTGGGCAAGGACACCTGGGAAGGCTCCATCGACAGCCTGCGGCCGTTCGGTCTGCTGGCGATCTTCGGCAACGGCTCGGGCCCGGTGCCGCCGATCGACCTGGGCAAGCTGGCCGCCAAGGGCTCGCTCTACGTCACGCGGCCCACGCTGTTCACCCACATCGCCACGCGCGAGTCCACGCAGGCCATGGCCGACGACCTGTTCGACGTCGTCCAGAGCGGCGCCGTGGAGATTGCCATCGGCCAGCGCTACGCGCTCGACGACGTGCAGCAGGCCCACCGCGACCTGGAAGCGCGCAAGACCACCGGTTGCACGATCCTCACGCTGTAG
- a CDS encoding DMT family transporter, with protein sequence MTSNATRLTPATALLLTVPPLLWAGNAVVGRLLRDAISPLTLNFARWGLALVILLPLAIAVLRASSPLWPHWRRYAALGLLGIGLYNALQYLALQTSSALNVTLVGASLPFWMLAVGTLCFGQRVRPAQVAGAVMSMVGVLLVLGQGDWRQLVALRLVPGDLYMMLATACWAFYSWLLAGTREPADVRRDWSAFLLAQVVFGAAWSGLFALGEWGTGAGRIAWSWPLAAALAFIAVGPAVVAFRCWSGGVQRAGPTAAAFFINLTPLFAALLSAAFLHELPHWYHGAAFALIVGGIVLSSRR encoded by the coding sequence ATGACCTCGAACGCGACCCGACTGACGCCCGCCACCGCCTTGCTGCTGACGGTGCCGCCGCTGCTGTGGGCCGGCAACGCGGTGGTCGGCCGCCTGTTGCGCGATGCGATCTCGCCCCTGACGCTCAATTTCGCCCGCTGGGGCCTCGCCCTGGTCATCCTGCTGCCGCTGGCCATCGCCGTGCTGCGCGCATCGAGCCCGCTGTGGCCGCACTGGCGCCGTTACGCCGCGCTCGGCCTGCTGGGCATCGGACTCTACAACGCCCTGCAGTACCTGGCGCTGCAGACCTCCTCGGCGCTCAACGTGACGCTGGTCGGCGCGAGCCTGCCGTTCTGGATGCTGGCGGTGGGCACGCTGTGCTTCGGCCAGCGCGTGCGGCCGGCGCAGGTGGCCGGCGCCGTGATGTCGATGGTCGGCGTGCTGCTGGTGCTCGGCCAGGGCGACTGGCGCCAACTCGTCGCGCTGCGGCTGGTGCCGGGCGACCTGTACATGATGCTGGCGACGGCCTGCTGGGCCTTCTACAGCTGGCTGCTGGCGGGCACGCGCGAACCCGCCGACGTGCGCCGCGACTGGTCCGCGTTCCTGCTGGCGCAGGTGGTGTTCGGCGCGGCATGGTCGGGCCTGTTCGCGCTGGGCGAATGGGGCACCGGCGCCGGTCGCATTGCGTGGAGCTGGCCGCTCGCCGCCGCCCTGGCCTTCATCGCCGTCGGCCCGGCGGTCGTCGCCTTCCGTTGCTGGAGCGGCGGCGTGCAGCGCGCCGGCCCGACGGCGGCGGCCTTCTTCATCAACCTCACGCCGCTCTTCGCCGCGCTGCTGTCGGCGGCGTTCCTGCACGAGCTGCCGCACTGGTACCACGGCGCCGCCTTCGCGCTGATCGTCGGCGGCATCGTGCTGTCGTCGCGCCGCTGA
- a CDS encoding SDR family oxidoreductase — translation MDFGIAGRTALVCGASKGLGLGCAEALVREGANVVIVARGAEALAAAVARLDAVAASATGDRPFVRHVAADITTPEGRAAAFAAHADYDIVVTNAGGPPPGDFRDWDREAWIKAVDANMLTPIELIKATVDGMAARGYGRIVNITSSSVKAPIDILGLSNGARSGLTGFVAGVARTAIAAKGVTINNLLPGAFDTDRLKGTMAGAAKKSGQDVEVVRAARQKTIPAGRFGNPEEFGAICAFLCSLQAGYINGQNVLADGGAYPGTY, via the coding sequence ATGGACTTCGGAATCGCGGGCCGCACGGCCCTGGTCTGCGGCGCGAGCAAGGGACTCGGCCTGGGGTGCGCCGAGGCGCTGGTGCGCGAGGGCGCGAACGTGGTGATCGTCGCGCGCGGCGCCGAGGCGCTGGCCGCCGCGGTCGCGCGCCTCGACGCCGTGGCCGCCAGTGCCACCGGCGACCGGCCCTTCGTCCGCCACGTCGCCGCCGACATCACGACCCCGGAGGGCCGCGCCGCCGCCTTCGCCGCGCACGCCGACTACGACATCGTCGTCACCAACGCGGGCGGTCCGCCGCCGGGCGACTTCCGCGACTGGGACCGCGAGGCGTGGATCAAGGCGGTCGACGCCAACATGCTCACGCCCATCGAGCTGATCAAGGCGACGGTCGACGGCATGGCCGCGCGCGGCTACGGCCGCATCGTGAACATCACCTCGAGTTCGGTGAAGGCCCCGATCGACATCCTGGGCCTGTCCAACGGCGCGCGCAGCGGGCTGACGGGTTTCGTCGCCGGCGTGGCGCGCACGGCCATCGCCGCCAAGGGCGTGACGATCAACAACCTGCTGCCGGGCGCCTTCGACACCGACCGCCTCAAGGGCACCATGGCCGGCGCGGCGAAGAAGTCGGGCCAGGACGTCGAGGTCGTCCGCGCCGCCCGCCAGAAGACGATTCCCGCCGGGCGCTTCGGCAACCCGGAGGAGTTCGGTGCCATCTGCGCCTTCCTGTGCAGCCTGCAGGCCGGGTACATCAACGGCCAGAACGTGCTCGCCGACGGCGGCGCCTACCCCGGAACCTACTGA
- a CDS encoding DMT family transporter: MTIVADKGRGAGLALAALGAIAFSGKAIIVKLAYRHGVDAVTLIMLRMLFALPLFLGMAWWAGRGRAALTRRDWVGVAGLGFSGYYLSSFLDFAGLAYITASLERLILYLNPTLVLLLGWVIYRRRITAWQAAGMAISYAGALLVFGHEVTLGQTRAAAWGTLLVFLSAVSYALYLIASGEFVKRLGSLRLVGLATSVACVLCIVQFLLLRPVGSVLALAPPVIWLSLLNATVCTALPVLAVMMAIERIGPAMAAQTGMVGPVSTILMGVVILGEPFTAWTATGTLLVIAGIFVFTRTGR, encoded by the coding sequence TTGACGATCGTCGCCGACAAGGGGCGGGGCGCGGGGCTGGCGCTGGCGGCGCTGGGGGCGATCGCGTTCAGCGGCAAGGCGATCATCGTCAAGCTGGCGTACCGCCACGGGGTGGACGCGGTGACGCTGATCATGCTGCGGATGCTGTTCGCGCTGCCGCTGTTCCTGGGCATGGCGTGGTGGGCCGGGCGGGGACGCGCGGCATTGACGCGGCGCGACTGGGTGGGGGTGGCGGGGCTGGGGTTCTCCGGCTACTACCTGTCGAGCTTCCTGGATTTCGCCGGACTGGCCTACATCACGGCCAGCTTGGAACGGCTGATCCTGTACCTCAACCCCACGCTGGTGCTGCTGCTGGGCTGGGTGATCTACCGGCGCCGCATCACCGCCTGGCAGGCCGCCGGCATGGCGATCAGCTACGCGGGGGCGCTGCTGGTGTTCGGGCACGAGGTGACGCTCGGCCAGACCCGCGCGGCGGCCTGGGGCACGCTGCTGGTGTTCCTGAGCGCGGTGAGCTATGCGCTCTACCTGATCGCCAGCGGCGAGTTCGTCAAGCGTCTGGGGTCGCTGCGGCTGGTGGGGCTCGCGACCAGCGTGGCCTGCGTGCTGTGCATCGTGCAGTTCCTGCTGCTGCGCCCGGTCGGGAGCGTGCTGGCGCTGGCGCCGCCGGTGATCTGGCTGTCGCTGCTCAACGCCACGGTGTGCACCGCGCTGCCGGTGCTCGCCGTGATGATGGCGATCGAGCGCATCGGCCCGGCGATGGCGGCGCAGACGGGCATGGTGGGCCCGGTGTCGACCATCCTCATGGGCGTCGTCATACTCGGCGAACCCTTCACCGCCTGGACGGCCACCGGCACGCTGCTGGTGATCGCGGGCATCTTCGTCTTCACAAGAACCGGGCGCTAG
- a CDS encoding gamma-glutamyltransferase family protein: MKFDHANPYLSARIPVFARNVVSTSHPLAAQAGLRILQQGGNAVDAAIATAAVMTLVEPVSNGLGSDAFAILWDGEQLHGLNASGPAPRAWTREYFLNKYGDATLAPPMRGIDSVTVPGAVRGWVAMSERFGKLPFADLFAPAIDIAERGYLVPPVVQQKWAAGTPILQAQPGFAQAFLPWGRAPEVGELFRFAAAARALRAIAQTKGEAFYNGEIAHALAKFSTEQGGALTVEDLAAYQPEWVTPISRDYRGHTLHEIPPNGQGIAALIALGILEKFDMASLRVDSVESQHLQIEAMKLAFADVYRYVSEPSSMTLTPAQMLDDAYLASRARLIDVNKAQDFQAGNPVKGGTIYLTAADEQGMMVSFIQSNYMGFGSGCVEPGFGISLQNRGHGFSLKADSPNVVAPGKRPFHTIIPAFLTKDGRPVMSFGVMGGNMQPQGHMQTLVRILDHGQSPQAACDAPRWRFNSGLNLNVEAAMNPQTVQGLAALGHEMDVIDDSYQDFGAGQFIWLAGDPSVEGYVAASDPRRDGVAAGY; the protein is encoded by the coding sequence ATGAAATTCGACCACGCCAATCCCTACCTCTCCGCCCGCATCCCGGTGTTCGCGCGCAACGTGGTGTCGACCTCGCACCCGCTGGCCGCGCAGGCCGGGCTGCGCATCCTGCAGCAGGGCGGCAACGCGGTCGACGCGGCGATCGCGACGGCCGCGGTCATGACGCTGGTCGAGCCGGTGAGCAACGGCCTGGGCAGCGACGCCTTCGCGATCCTGTGGGACGGCGAGCAGCTGCACGGCCTCAACGCCTCCGGCCCGGCGCCCCGGGCCTGGACGCGCGAGTATTTCCTGAACAAATACGGCGACGCCACCCTGGCGCCGCCGATGCGCGGCATCGATTCGGTCACCGTGCCCGGCGCGGTGCGCGGCTGGGTGGCGATGAGCGAGCGCTTCGGCAAGCTGCCCTTCGCCGACCTGTTCGCACCGGCCATCGACATCGCCGAACGCGGCTACCTGGTGCCCCCGGTGGTGCAGCAGAAGTGGGCCGCCGGCACGCCGATCCTGCAGGCGCAGCCGGGTTTCGCACAGGCCTTCCTGCCGTGGGGCCGGGCCCCCGAGGTGGGCGAACTGTTCCGCTTCGCCGCCGCCGCGCGCGCGCTGCGGGCCATCGCGCAGACCAAGGGCGAGGCCTTCTATAACGGCGAGATCGCCCATGCGCTGGCGAAATTCTCCACCGAGCAGGGTGGCGCGCTCACGGTCGAGGACCTCGCGGCCTACCAGCCGGAATGGGTCACGCCGATCTCGCGCGACTACCGCGGCCACACGCTGCACGAGATCCCGCCCAACGGCCAGGGCATCGCCGCGCTGATCGCGCTCGGCATCCTGGAGAAGTTCGACATGGCGTCGCTGCGGGTCGACTCGGTCGAGTCCCAGCACCTGCAGATCGAGGCCATGAAGCTGGCCTTCGCCGACGTCTACCGTTACGTGTCGGAGCCATCGTCGATGACGCTGACCCCCGCGCAAATGCTCGACGACGCGTACCTGGCCTCGCGTGCCAGACTCATCGACGTGAACAAGGCGCAGGACTTCCAGGCCGGCAACCCCGTCAAGGGCGGCACCATCTACCTCACCGCGGCGGACGAGCAGGGGATGATGGTGAGCTTCATCCAGAGCAACTACATGGGCTTCGGCTCGGGCTGCGTGGAGCCCGGCTTCGGCATCAGCCTGCAGAACCGCGGCCACGGCTTCAGCCTGAAGGCCGACAGCCCGAACGTCGTGGCGCCGGGCAAGCGCCCGTTCCACACCATCATTCCGGCCTTCCTCACCAAGGACGGCCGTCCGGTCATGAGCTTCGGCGTGATGGGCGGCAACATGCAGCCGCAGGGCCACATGCAGACGCTGGTGCGCATCCTCGACCACGGCCAGAGCCCGCAGGCGGCCTGCGACGCGCCACGCTGGCGCTTCAACAGCGGCCTGAACCTGAACGTCGAGGCGGCGATGAACCCGCAGACGGTGCAGGGCCTGGCGGCGCTGGGGCACGAGATGGACGTCATCGATGATTCCTACCAGGACTTCGGCGCCGGGCAGTTCATCTGGCTGGCGGGCGACCCGTCGGTGGAAGGCTACGTCGCGGCCAGCGACCCGCGCCGCGACGGCGTCGCCGCCGGATACTGA
- a CDS encoding tripartite tricarboxylate transporter substrate binding protein: MKRLRFLQGLALALCAAATSASHAQAWPAKPIRLIVPFPAAGATDLFARTLAQKMGERLGASLVIDNKPGAGGAIGSDLAAKAPADGYTLLLATTSTHSIGPAMGQKLPYDTVRDFTPIAHVGNAPSIMLVPNDSPARTVREWIDHAKKNPGRLNYASSGNGTIVQLTAELFKAQAGVFVTHIPYKGTALAIPDLIAGNVDVLFDSLPTGMPHVRDGRLRALGVTSLKRSPLAPELPPIADTLPGFESSTWFGLYGPKALPPEIVARVNAAANQALADPEVKDKLARLGIEPVASTPQQLATMVAADAAKWKRTVAERGIKSD, encoded by the coding sequence ATGAAGCGCCTCCGCTTTCTCCAGGGCCTCGCGCTCGCGCTGTGCGCCGCCGCCACGTCGGCCAGCCATGCCCAGGCCTGGCCGGCCAAGCCGATCCGCCTGATCGTGCCGTTTCCCGCCGCCGGCGCGACCGACCTGTTCGCGCGCACCCTGGCGCAGAAGATGGGCGAGCGCCTGGGCGCGTCGCTGGTGATCGACAACAAGCCCGGCGCCGGCGGGGCCATCGGCTCGGACCTGGCCGCCAAGGCGCCGGCCGACGGCTACACGCTGCTGCTGGCCACCACCAGCACGCACTCGATCGGTCCGGCCATGGGCCAGAAGCTGCCCTACGACACGGTGCGCGATTTCACGCCCATCGCCCACGTGGGCAACGCGCCGAGCATCATGCTGGTGCCCAACGACTCGCCCGCGCGGACGGTGCGCGAATGGATCGACCACGCGAAGAAGAACCCCGGCCGGCTCAACTACGCCTCCAGCGGCAACGGCACCATCGTGCAACTCACGGCCGAGCTGTTCAAGGCGCAGGCCGGCGTGTTCGTCACGCACATCCCGTACAAGGGCACGGCGCTGGCCATTCCCGACCTGATCGCGGGCAACGTCGACGTGCTGTTCGACTCGCTGCCCACCGGCATGCCGCACGTGCGCGACGGCCGCCTGCGCGCGCTGGGCGTGACCTCGCTCAAGCGCAGCCCGCTCGCCCCCGAACTCCCGCCCATCGCCGACACCCTGCCGGGCTTCGAGTCGAGCACCTGGTTCGGCCTGTACGGACCGAAGGCGTTGCCGCCGGAGATCGTCGCGCGCGTCAACGCCGCCGCCAACCAGGCCCTGGCCGACCCGGAGGTGAAGGACAAGCTCGCGCGCCTGGGCATCGAGCCGGTCGCGAGCACGCCGCAGCAGCTCGCCACGATGGTGGCGGCCGATGCCGCCAAGTGGAAGCGGACGGTGGCCGAGCGCGGCATCAAGAGCGACTGA
- a CDS encoding LysR family transcriptional regulator → MAKHADDAVSMQQLRALAAIAETGSFTLAAETLQLTQPAISHLVKRMEEEVGQPLVVRGRRIRLTAAGRLMADTAARALRMVDDAVGACRSQSQLREGQVVLAVGHLTAGALMPALLGRFSGAHPQLATTLLDSTAEQMMSRVLSREADLGFGSDIGQKHSGLATEALFSEAMALFVREDHPLARQAVVDAARLATLDFVHVNREATVWRAISTQLAGVAQVHPRVVQHVSMLSTAFGMVQSGMGVALLPRYVEVLMPGNLRAVAVANPTLEFPVVAVRLAKHPLSPAAMAFLAMARQHMKPPRKDRD, encoded by the coding sequence ATGGCAAAGCATGCCGACGACGCGGTTTCGATGCAGCAACTGCGCGCGCTCGCGGCCATCGCCGAGACCGGCAGCTTCACGCTGGCGGCGGAAACCCTGCAGCTGACGCAGCCGGCGATCAGCCACCTCGTCAAGCGCATGGAGGAGGAAGTCGGCCAGCCGCTGGTGGTGCGCGGCAGGCGCATCCGTCTGACGGCCGCCGGGCGCCTGATGGCCGACACCGCCGCGCGGGCGTTGCGCATGGTCGACGACGCGGTGGGAGCGTGCCGCTCCCAATCGCAGCTGCGTGAAGGCCAGGTGGTGCTGGCCGTCGGCCACCTGACCGCCGGCGCGCTGATGCCCGCGCTGCTCGGGCGCTTCTCCGGAGCCCACCCCCAGCTCGCCACCACCCTGCTCGACAGCACGGCCGAACAGATGATGTCGCGCGTGCTCTCGCGCGAGGCCGACCTGGGCTTCGGCTCGGACATCGGCCAGAAGCATTCCGGGCTCGCGACCGAGGCCCTGTTCTCCGAGGCGATGGCGCTGTTCGTGCGGGAAGACCATCCACTCGCGCGGCAGGCCGTGGTGGACGCGGCGCGGCTGGCGACGCTGGACTTCGTCCACGTCAACCGCGAGGCCACCGTCTGGCGCGCCATCAGCACGCAGCTCGCCGGCGTGGCGCAGGTGCATCCGCGGGTGGTGCAGCACGTCTCGATGCTGTCGACCGCCTTCGGCATGGTGCAGTCGGGGATGGGCGTGGCGTTGTTGCCGCGCTACGTGGAAGTCCTGATGCCCGGCAACCTGAGGGCCGTGGCGGTGGCGAACCCGACGCTGGAATTTCCGGTCGTGGCCGTTCGCCTGGCCAAGCATCCGCTCAGCCCGGCCGCCATGGCGTTTCTCGCCATGGCGCGGCAGCACATGAAGCCGCCGCGCAAGGACCGGGACTGA
- a CDS encoding tripartite tricarboxylate transporter permease: MDLINNLSLGFGVAFTFTNLLYCLVGCILGTLIGVLPGIGPVATIAMLLPATYALPPVSALIMLAGIYYGAQYGGSTTAILVNLPGESSSVVTVIDGYQMARRGRAGPALAAAGLGSFFAGCVGTLILAAFAPPLTEIAFKFGPAEYFSLMILGLIGAVVLASGSLLKAIAMIVLGLLMGLVGTDVNSGVARFSFDIPELTDGIGFVAIAMGVFGYGEIIANLSRPEEDREVFTAKVSGLMPTGEDFKRMIPAVLRGTALGASLGILPGGGALLAAFAAYTIEKKTKLQPGEVPFGKGNIRGVAAPEAANNAGAQTSFIPLLTLGIPPNAVMALMVGAMTIHNIQPGPQVMTSNPELFWGLIASMWLGNAMLIILNLPLIGMWIKLLSVPYKYLFPAIVLFCAIGVYSTNNNTFDIWMVGIFGLVGYAFFKLGCEPAPLLLGFILGPMMEENLRRALLLSRGDWSVFVSRPISLGLLAAAALLLVIVLLPAVKSKREEAFVEE, encoded by the coding sequence ATGGACCTGATCAACAACCTCTCGCTCGGCTTCGGCGTCGCGTTCACCTTCACGAACCTGCTGTATTGCCTGGTCGGCTGCATCCTGGGCACGCTCATCGGCGTGCTGCCGGGCATCGGCCCGGTCGCGACCATCGCGATGCTGCTGCCCGCGACCTACGCGCTGCCGCCCGTCTCGGCCCTCATCATGCTGGCCGGCATCTACTACGGCGCGCAGTACGGCGGCTCCACCACCGCCATCCTGGTCAACCTGCCGGGCGAATCGTCGTCGGTGGTGACCGTGATCGACGGCTACCAGATGGCGCGACGGGGGCGGGCGGGTCCCGCGCTCGCGGCGGCCGGCCTGGGCTCGTTCTTCGCCGGCTGCGTCGGCACGCTGATCCTGGCCGCCTTCGCGCCGCCGCTGACCGAGATCGCCTTCAAGTTCGGCCCGGCCGAGTACTTCTCGCTGATGATCCTGGGCCTGATCGGCGCCGTGGTGCTGGCCTCGGGCTCGCTGCTCAAGGCGATCGCGATGATCGTGCTGGGCCTGCTGATGGGCCTGGTGGGCACCGACGTGAACTCGGGCGTCGCCCGCTTCAGCTTCGACATCCCCGAACTGACGGACGGCATCGGCTTCGTGGCCATCGCCATGGGCGTGTTCGGCTACGGCGAGATCATCGCCAACCTGTCGCGTCCGGAAGAGGACCGCGAGGTCTTCACCGCCAAGGTGTCGGGCCTGATGCCCACCGGCGAGGACTTCAAGCGCATGATCCCCGCCGTGCTGCGCGGCACGGCGCTCGGCGCGTCCCTGGGCATCCTGCCCGGCGGCGGCGCGCTGCTGGCGGCGTTCGCGGCCTACACGATCGAGAAGAAGACCAAGCTACAGCCGGGCGAAGTGCCCTTCGGCAAGGGCAACATCCGCGGCGTGGCCGCTCCCGAGGCCGCCAACAACGCCGGCGCGCAGACCTCCTTCATCCCGCTGCTGACGCTGGGCATCCCGCCCAACGCCGTGATGGCGCTGATGGTGGGCGCCATGACGATCCACAACATCCAGCCCGGTCCGCAGGTCATGACCAGCAACCCGGAACTGTTCTGGGGCCTGATCGCCTCGATGTGGCTCGGCAACGCGATGCTGATCATCCTGAACCTGCCGCTGATCGGCATGTGGATCAAGCTGCTGTCGGTGCCCTACAAGTACCTGTTCCCGGCCATCGTGCTGTTCTGCGCCATCGGCGTGTACTCGACGAACAACAACACCTTCGACATCTGGATGGTGGGCATCTTCGGTCTGGTCGGCTACGCCTTCTTCAAGCTCGGCTGCGAACCCGCGCCGCTGCTGCTGGGCTTCATCCTGGGCCCGATGATGGAGGAGAACCTGCGCCGCGCACTGCTGCTCTCGCGCGGCGACTGGAGCGTCTTCGTCTCGCGTCCGATCTCGCTGGGCCTGCTCGCCGCCGCGGCGCTGCTGCTGGTGATCGTGCTGCTGCCGGCGGTCAAGTCCAAGCGCGAGGAAGCCTTCGTCGAGGAGTGA
- a CDS encoding tripartite tricarboxylate transporter TctB family protein, whose translation MKIKSQRDFFSGLMFAIVGIAFAWGASTYNVGNGARMGPGYFPLMLGILMALIGAGIMFTALTVETNDGEKIGKWAWKQVVFILGANLAFGILLGGLPSLGVPAMGMIIAIYALVLIASLAGNEFDLKKVLVLATVLAIGSYIAFIWALKLQIQVWPTFITG comes from the coding sequence GTGAAAATCAAGAGTCAGAGAGACTTTTTCTCGGGGCTGATGTTCGCCATCGTGGGCATCGCCTTCGCATGGGGAGCGTCGACCTACAACGTGGGCAACGGCGCGCGCATGGGGCCGGGCTACTTCCCGCTGATGCTGGGCATCCTGATGGCCCTGATCGGCGCGGGCATCATGTTCACCGCCCTCACGGTGGAGACCAACGACGGCGAGAAGATCGGCAAGTGGGCCTGGAAGCAGGTCGTCTTCATCCTCGGCGCCAACCTGGCCTTCGGCATCCTGCTGGGCGGCCTGCCGAGCCTCGGCGTCCCGGCCATGGGCATGATCATCGCCATCTACGCGCTGGTGCTCATCGCCAGCCTGGCGGGCAACGAATTCGATCTCAAGAAGGTCCTGGTCCTCGCCACCGTCCTGGCCATCGGCAGCTACATCGCCTTCATCTGGGCACTCAAGCTCCAGATCCAGGTCTGGCCGACCTTCATCACCGGCTGA